A window of Chanos chanos chromosome 15, fChaCha1.1, whole genome shotgun sequence genomic DNA:
GGGGACGTTTATTCATCATATGTGTTTGGAACACAGCACTAAAAATAAAAGCATGTCATGTTTAATTGAACATTGTTGAATGGAATTGTCCAAGCCAAGATTCAAACAGCTTCTCATGATAAAtactgtaagattatagtgacatctgaacagacatggttcatgataggagaactgtttaacctgatggtcttattaccatagatacaaagaaagcttcacacctttggcacCGCGTTACTgctggagccaagagcaattgattaaagcaaaatacaaccggtaatgagcgaatggcagccatcacagacaaaaggggaatttagcaatAACagctagattctgatttgcatcaagcaacgttgtacacctattgtctgtttgcttcatggtataaaaggccgatcgcGGTAACAGTTCGCTGAGTTAAGCTTCGACGCAGGCAGACTTGCTACCGGGttccaccaccaaataaagcttttctccaagcgcacTTTcgctccggttcgtttacttgtaaaatcacaagaaaatccaacaatacTATCCAGTCACAAGCGCTTTTCCTGAAAGTGCTATTATGCAGGCATCATAGTGAAGGGGGGCAGTCACTAATTTTAATATGAAGGGAATTTGACGTGTTTATTAGGCCCTGCTTTATGTCATGGCAGTTTTATGAAGGTTACTAGTATGCTATATAGAGGCATATGAAAATGGACCGGAGAAAAAGAATATTAAATAAGAGTTGTGAAGATCAGTGGATATTCAATCTGACCTCATCATGCAAACTCCATGCAGTAAGGACCTGTACTAGGACTTCAACCAAGAACCTTTTTCTTTCAACTAATGTGTGCTCATCGCTCATGCGCCATGTTTCCTAGATGTGCAATCATAGCATAATTTTAACGTAGCTGTAATCTGAGTTGTGCAAAAGCAggtaaagatgaaaataaataaatatcaagtGTAATTACCAATAAATAAGAAGAGTGAAGTAATTAGCTGGCTATTTTCTCCTGCCAGGACCTTTGGATGTGGTATGTAAGCACATTATTGTTAGAAGTGCTGCTGTCCCACTCAACTGTTTAGTGTGGTTCTGAAGTAGCAGAAGATGTGGCTGGCTCACAAAGTCTCTTTATATATGTGTTAATGGCAAAATTTTACTACTATTAAAAGGTAATAAACCTGCTGCAGTGAGGAGAAAATCAGATGGATAAAATTTACGAGCTTACTTCATATGTTTCAGGAAACAGTTTGTTGTTCCTCTAAAATGAAATGTGGAATTAAGGACAGTTTTCTGATTGGTACTTGAAATGAGTCATGCAGTGTAATACTTCACAGCAATTGTTTTACATGGTTATTTTTAGaggtttatttgtttatttgaattacTATTGTTTTCTCATATTctcagcacaaaaaaaccctctgaaacAGGATGcacattattattttacaacggatatgtttatgaaaaaatgatgaaaatccCTCTGTTCTCACACATATTTCAGATCAATTGAAAATATTGTTTGGTCAAAAGAATATAAACATCTTTTATTGTTATTTGAAATATCCTAGTGTAGCAAAGATATATATGAAGATGATGGCTCAAATATTTTGAGTGTTAAAGTGTGTTTCACTGATACCCTGAACCAAGGATAAAACAATGCATATATTATTGGGTTCATGCATGAGTTCATGTTCATAACCCCGGAGAAAAAACTGCTGTAAAATGATGCAGAACTAATGCTACCCTCAGCCAGAATGGAAATGTAATATGGTACCCAACAAAGCATATAAATTGCAACAACTATTCCTAGAGTTTTTGCTGCTTTCCTCTCAGACTTAGAAGCCACGACCTCATCCTCGGATTTTAAATTTACTTTAACAGACTTAATCACATTAGCCTGACGTCTTGCAATGCAAAATATCCTCATATACAGGGAGCACACAACAGAACATGGTGCAATTAAGGAAACAAAAAGGTCAATGACAACCCAAGTGAAGCTGATGATGAGCACACACTCTCCGTAGCATGTGCCGTGTGTCTCTggataaaataaatgattaaacaatATGCTtacagaataaaaaagagaacaagaccAGCAAATGAATATACAAATCAAAGTTTTACCATTGGTTACAAAAGACGTATAGTGTAATGGATTACTCACAGCAATATAGCGGTCAATAGATATAAAAACAAGGTTGCCAAGAGATGctgaaacaacaacatacagaaTTAATGGATAAATGGAGCAAAACACATCCCCAAAGTACCAGCAATTTTCAATTAGTCGTATGCTCTCCAAGGGCATGACAAAAAATCCAACAATCAGATCTGACACAGCCAGCGAGAGAATGAGCAAGTTGGTTGGAGTGTGGAGCTGCTTAAAGTGGGAAATAGAGATTATCACTAGTAGGTTCAAGAACACTgttaacactgacacagaagCAAAAAATATGTACATCATGATGTTTTCTCCATTAGTCCACACTGCCCTCAAACAAGAAAAGTTGTAAAATGGAAAGCAATACTGAGTTTCATAGTTTTCGTTCACTGCAAGGGTGTTATCCATCCTGTTCAAGTAACAGATTAGTATCAGAGGATGAGTTCTCGTGCTGTAGCCAGAGAACCTTCAAGATGTGTCGGTTCTGCATTTCAGCATCCTACTGATTTCCAAATTCAcactttgttttattcatttttataataCTCTCCTCCCACTTATTATGATGAGTTCATTGGTCATTTTTAAGACCTCCCATTCAGACAGATTCTTACCTAGTAAAGGGGCTCCCACTTGGACAGATTCGTACCTAGAAAGGCCATATATCTCACATGTGCCAGCTCGTACATATGCAGAtgtaacaaaaccaaaacttGTTGATCACAGATGTAATTTATTAAAGTATATGTTGTGCTTTTTTCACTCCCCGAATGCAGGGAGGCAAGCCCCATCACTACGTAGGCTCcttgtgacagagggctctgtctcaggccgcgagcGGCATCCTTTCTCCCACCTTACCCCATAGTTCCacagaattcattcattcatccattcatccattcattcatttgtgtttgtgtcccatTGCCTGTACGTGTTTACATACATATCGCTAATGCACATTTCACTAAAATATGGCGCTAGcctcgagggtgcacactcgaagcaagCAGCAGATTACCCGGTTTCATTCACACAAAcgtttccaattcacgttcacaatcgTACGGTTTAAAACatactacaaacacactcaactaCACCTAAATGTTAGTTATCATCTCGACTGTCGTTCTCTTTACAGTTACcgtctttatcatgttacacacacacacacacaattacacatttaaatgtttgtagTATGGGAAGGTACCACAAAACCAGCGAAGGAGTTGGATGTGAAAATGTGACGATCTATTGAAATTATGGGGATAGGTGAAATTGGGattgtataaatatgtgtataaaaGCAGTGGTGATTTTGTCTGTACAATGAAATGATTATGATgggcaatattatttttaaattaacagaacgaatgtggtatgttctgggggaggggcttatgagCGAAAAGAGGGTTTCAATCATTGTATGTTGAGAGAGTCAGGAGAACAGAAAGTAGCTGTGTGCTGAATTGAATTTGAGAAACTGAGAGTAGcgatttgttcatttatttgttaatctatctatatattttttgttctttgttttgtttttcatatatatatatatatatatatatatatatatatatttttttttttttttttttttctctttttcctccccactgtacatatttgccattttggacattttttttttcacttttcttcactttggttgggacttttttttgttttcttttctttttgtgcactgtaaataaaacatcttgcaCTTACAtgctatttgcggcggagccattttgtgtttgtttgtttgtttttggtgtgttttgagTAACCCAAACCCCTGTTCGGCTTTACCCTGCCACACTCCGCCTCCAGCTCCTGGTCCTGGCACCATTGGCTCGGAGGATCTTGGTCCTGGCCCCGTCTCCTTGGaggctcctcctccagctctggtCACCGTCACTGCCCTGGCTCCTGTTCCTGGACCTGACCGTCCAAAGCCTCTGGACCCTCTGCTGCCATCACCTGCTCTGCCTCTGGACCGCCTAGTCCCGTCTTCTGGCTTGCCTCCAGACCGCCCAGTCCCATCTCCCAGAGCCACCAGACCTTCAAGCCTCGTTGCCTATTCCACCTCTGGACCACCCAGCCCTGCCTCCTGCCCAGCCATCAGGAAATtactgtcacaccctggttctctttCCCCCCCTTCTGGTCATTGTAAGATTTACATATGTACTTCCTGATCCCTTAGTTAACCATGGTAACTGAATCATCagttgcacctgtttttggttagtCTCATCCTGTTCTGCTGTGCATAAATACTCCAAGTCTTACCTTGTTTTGAGTGTGGAATTGTGTTGTCAATGTGTTGTGTGAACAAGAAATTTGAATCCTTTAAGTTCccagaagtcttttgtttcgTAATGTTTATTtctaataaaacagaaatcttaACATGCATCCAGAATCGCCTTTAGTCTGTGACACACACCACTTTAACAGGGCTGCTTTTCAATACCCAGGAGGTCAAGGCTTTACTCTTAAATGATACTTTAAACCTGATGTACTATggtaaaaacaaaattcagactCAGTTCAGGCCCATTTTCTACAAACTCCATGATGTTACTAGATATTGCAGAGAGTTCTATGCCATGAAGAAGCTTCTGAAGCCCAAAATTAAGGCATCTTAGTCAGAGATTTTCAGTCAAtgacatgtttgtatgtaatgCATTTGCAACATGATACTATACAACTTATTATGTGACGTATATCCAGGAGAAGAGTGTACTCATTTTCTGTGGTCCACTACAATGGATTTCAGAGGTTAGTAAATACAAGCTAAAGCATACCATTCCATCATAGTCATACTGTAGTAACGCAGTGCTATCTACTCGGTACCAGCTCCGTAGTAACCTAGGGGGTACTAAAAAATGCTGATGTTCCACTGTGAATGTGACTTGTTTTGTTCAAAAGATCCAGGTGCTGCAATAATATGTTatcttcttttattattataactTTATTTTATAAAAGGACTGCTACTGActgctttattgtttttgttttggaattgtACATACATAGTTCAATCATTTATTGCCAAACACAACTCATGCCATTTTTTGCACATGAGTAGGTCATGGCTAGCTacttttatcttattttattaaAGAGGGAAAGCAGAAGCACTTTAagtcaaaaggaaaaaacaaattttatacaaataaaatgctgatttattatttaatgccattttttcaagtcatattatttctttgttttttaatatcattGTAAATATCGTATCGTGGGCTTTTTTACCATGGCATTGTTGTACCATGAGTTCTAGACCTTCCAGGTCTAGAAACCAGAGAGTCAGTAGATTACAGATCGATAACTGGAAGCAGGGCATTCATGTAGAACTGCGGCAGGGACTGTCAGACATGGAGTTGGTCCTAAACCAATTCTTTTCCTATTGTAGCAGCTACTGGAAGCTCTGGTTAATCAGCTGTGGCTGTGAGACCACTAAGTTCTCTATGAAAAGATCCACATCATGGCTTTTGTAACCATCAGTAGAATAAATGGTGACAGTTTGCCTGGATTGAAGTAGGTCAGAATCCAAAGCCCAGATGGCTTTGAATGCAAAGCAGACAACCTGTCTTCTTAACACTGGTTCTTAGGTGACTGTCTTCAgccaaacaaactgacaaaagcTCATGCagtatatatgtacagtatcTAGTGCAGGCTTTCTGTTAACCAGTAATTACTGGTTTTTCCCTgttaaaattcattaaaaaaaaaaaaaaaaaaaccaatcaatcaaaaacTTGTCTAGTAATGTCTAGTAATAATGCTCACACAAAATGTTGCTATAACGAAGGCTacccctaaacaggacatttgtgttttgacagtgaaacagcctATTAACAGCCTACAgtacttttttccccaaaaggGTGCACTCTTTTATTGTGCGATACTTGCTACTAAGCCCACTACTGTTCAGCTTTGAAGTAATTTATCAGTTGCCTTGGCCTATTCATAGCACACAGCTAGCTATGGCAATACAACCTTGAAAAGTTTTTCTTCAAAGATAGCAGTAAACCTACCAACACCTCTGACTCTGTGCCTGATGAGGAAATCCCACATACTTCAGAAACTGTGGGTCCAGCGGCAAAGAAGGTGAGAGCACACTTTAAACCGAAGTGGCAGAAAAAATTGTGGCGTGGTTTGAGCACAAAATTGTGATATGACTTTAACGCAAAACAATCGACGGAGTGGTCAAAATGTTTTGCTCCAGCTCAGGGAGGAAAAATGGCTTCACAAGTCATCCAATATGAGAGCGTCAGCCCTCACAGATCACAGCTAGTGCCAAGGTCACATTCTCACTCAACACGGCACAACAACAAATGCCTATGAAAAGTTATATCGACAGCGCCAAAGCACAGATCAGCCATGAGCTGCATGCCCAATTACAAGTTGTTTCACATGGCCAAAAATGACATTCCAGGTCACCAGTTCAGAGGAATGGTTGGTTTACTGAGGGCAGTAAGGGTACTGATTTTGAGACAGATGACAGCATCTACAAGCATAGCGAGTCCTTGTGTGATATGGAGAAGGCACTGAAGAGTATTATTATGAGGCAGCTTGATGAAAATCTGAAGGACAGTGAATTCACTGGAATTATCACTGATGAGACTGTCAGTATTGCCGtggaaaataaattaattgtATATGTGTAACCCTTTTCTTCCCTGGCGCCGGAAGGTACTCACGAGTCACACTCCTATTGatataacaaaacagaatccTGGGTTCCCTACCGAGAATGGTGAGCTGGCTGGATCTCCTGTCTACCACTAAAATTGGGACTGGCAAGTCTAGGGCTAGAAAAGGTGAGGATTGCAAATACTTATGGGcgacaacaaaaagaagaacCTAAGCAAGATGAGAATAAACTAAATAGCGCGGTGCCTCCACTGAATAAGTACAATACCAGTGCTACCTGGCAGAAAAGCTGTAGATCTTCAGATATAGTTAACACAAAAGCaataagtaaaatgaatgatccctaatatcagtatttcagttaaacaacagtgatgaaatgcCACGTTGATGAAATTTAACAAAttggtgacatttattttaccctttttaACTCCCcgtgaaataaaaataaaaatgagtgtggatatgttcttgcgtgcatgtatgcgtgtgtgtgagaatgtgcatgCGTCTGcgaatgtgtctgtgggtctaatatgaattaaaacattaaataacaaatattcttCCAAATCAGTTTTGTCACCATACCCACTTACGTGGAAACCTGACAAATAATAAATCTTGgcaacagaaaacaattgcAACACGAATGTTCTCCCCGCACTCGCTACACTAGGCAATTAACTTCACAAAATGGCGGCGAAGCAATACAACTGTAACACAGCGGTTTTACAATGGATActgatcacaaaacaaaatacaatgaacacacaagcaaaatTTAGAGTCTTCACTACACCCTTTGCAAGCTTGCAAAATAAACGTTGGGGCCCGTTGTGTTGGTGCACATTGAGACAACTCACAGTTCGTGAAACTCCGAATAGCGAATGACATCAGACATAGACGGCATCAAAGTTCACTCACTTGGTTTTGCAGTCGCGCTTACCCCACGGGACGAAAAACAGTCTGGCCTCACGAATTAAACACTATAGGCTCCTCTCGAGCAGCAGTTCCTCAGCAGGTCAGCTACAATGTAGCTTCACAGGCTGGCAAAGTCCGCTTTCACTCGATCTAGTCCCCGGTTTTTCCGACAGCAAACTTCGTGTCACCAAAtccaacttctctctctgcactagTAGCTTCTAGATCCTCGCTTAATGtctcacagtctctgattggctcaacacacatcacaacttTAAACTTGTACAGGATTGGTTACATCATTAAAGCTTTTTCACAACTTTGCGCgggcaaacacacagtattaccaaataaggaaaacaaaggatTATGGTAGATGTAGTTATTTTCAATATACAATGTATGAAGCATTGTTATCAACTAAAATATAATTAACATTAGAAAGGCATtaacaaagtaaaatgttttataagGGCCTTACATATGCCAAGATTGAAAACAAGGGCAAGATTGAGACGTCTTTGCTTGGCAATTACAACGTGCAATCCCGGAATTGCGCAGTGCATGTCTGAGAAAGGGGTGGAGGTGCTGAGGGGAAGAGGAGCGGAGTTATCCTCGGATGGAGCCAGTGTGATGATTGGGAAGCATATTTGAGTTTTTGCTCTCTTGAAGAGAAATAATCCCTTCTTGATTCAGTTGCACTGTATCGCACACTGAGCTGCACTGGCAGCTGGAGATGCAGCAAATGCTGTGAGTCAGGTAAGCACATACAAACGCACTGTGAACACAGTCCATTCATTCTACAAGCACACCGCAAGTAGGACAAATTGCCTTAATGAGCTGACAGCGACACTAACCGACGAAGACACAACCAGTTTGAAATGGCCAGGTGCTGTCCGTTGGCTGTCCTTGCATTATGCAGTGCAATGCATTAAAAGCGATTGGCCTGCTCTGGTAATGAAGTTGAGTAATGAAAAAGTGAACGGAAATACAAAAGTCCAAGGTATTGTAAATCAGATTCAGCAGTACTCTTTCATTgccctcacccacacactggcTGATGTACTTCCAGTGATAAGCAATTTGAGTTTGGTTTTTCAAAAGGAGGATGCCAATCTTGGCAACATCAGTCCAGTCATGCAAGCATGTATCACAGGTCTTATACAGTTGAAAGATGAATTTGGCCCAGAGGAGAT
This region includes:
- the LOC115828228 gene encoding trace amine-associated receptor 13c-like is translated as MDNTLAVNENYETQYCFPFYNFSCLRAVWTNGENIMMYIFFASVSVLTVFLNLLVIISISHFKQLHTPTNLLILSLAVSDLIVGFFVMPLESIRLIENCWYFGDVFCSIYPLILYVVVSASLGNLVFISIDRYIAVSNPLHYTSFVTNGKTLICIFICWSCSLFYSVSILFNHLFYPETHGTCYGECVLIISFTWVVIDLFVSLIAPCSVVCSLYMRIFCIARRQANVIKSVKVNLKSEDEVVASKSERKAAKTLGIVVAIYMLCWVPYYISILAEGSISSASFYSSFFSGVMNMNSCMNPIIYALFYPWFRVSVKHTLTLKIFEPSSSYISLLH